A window from Hemicordylus capensis ecotype Gifberg chromosome 2, rHemCap1.1.pri, whole genome shotgun sequence encodes these proteins:
- the CLPP gene encoding ATP-dependent Clp protease proteolytic subunit, mitochondrial isoform X1, whose protein sequence is MGWKPIVTRPLRLAGHTLSVARNLHQSPRSHIPLIPIVVEQTGRGERAYDIYSRLLRERIVCVMGPIDDGVASLVIAQLLFLQSESNKKPIHMYINSPGGAVTSGLAIYDTMQYILNPICTWCVGQAASMGSLLLAAGSPGMRHSLPNSRIMIHQPSGGARGQATDIAIQAEEILKLKKQINGLYAKHTKQALDVIENAMERDRYMSPVEAQEFGILDKVLVHPPHDGEDEPELVQKEPPPASAAASSSAEP, encoded by the exons ATGGGGTGGAAGCCAATAGTGACT CGCCCCTTGCGGCTGGCCGGCCACACCCTCTCTGTGGCTCGAAACCTCCACCAGTCTCCCAGGAGCCACATCCCTCTTATTCCTATTGTGGTAGAGCAGACG GGCCGTGGTGAGCGAGCCTATGACATCTACTCCCGCCTTCTGAGAGAGCGCATTGTGTGTGTGATGGGCCCG ATCGATGATGGTGTTGCAAGCTTGGTCATTGCACAGCTGCTTTTCCTGCAGTCGGAAAGCAACAAAAAGCCCATTCATATGTACATTAACAGCCCAG GTGGTGCAGTGACATCAGGACTGGCAATTTATGACACCATGCAGTACATCCTCAACCCCATCTGTACGTGGTGTGTGGGGCAGGCAGCCAGTATGGGATCTCTGCTGCTGGCCGCGGGATCGCCAGGCATGCGCCATTCGCTGCCCAACTCCCGCATCATGATCCACCAGCCCTCGGGCGGAGCACGG GGCCAGGCTACAGACATTGCCATCCAGGCTGAGGAAATCCTCAAGTTGAAGAAACAGATCAATGGCCTCTACGCCAAACATACCAAGCAGGCCCTGGATGTGATTG AGAATGCCATGGAGAGAGATCGTTACATGAGCCCAGTAGAAGCCCAGGAGTTTGGGATCTTGGACAAAGTGCTCGTCCACCCTCCACACGATGGAGAAGATGAGCCAGAGCTGGTACagaaggagccacctcctgcatCTGCTGCCGCCTCTTCCTCAGCTGAACCCTGA
- the CLPP gene encoding ATP-dependent Clp protease proteolytic subunit, mitochondrial isoform X2, with protein sequence MLQRIVRPLRLAGHTLSVARNLHQSPRSHIPLIPIVVEQTGRGERAYDIYSRLLRERIVCVMGPIDDGVASLVIAQLLFLQSESNKKPIHMYINSPGGAVTSGLAIYDTMQYILNPICTWCVGQAASMGSLLLAAGSPGMRHSLPNSRIMIHQPSGGARGQATDIAIQAEEILKLKKQINGLYAKHTKQALDVIENAMERDRYMSPVEAQEFGILDKVLVHPPHDGEDEPELVQKEPPPASAAASSSAEP encoded by the exons atgctgcAGAGGATAGTG CGCCCCTTGCGGCTGGCCGGCCACACCCTCTCTGTGGCTCGAAACCTCCACCAGTCTCCCAGGAGCCACATCCCTCTTATTCCTATTGTGGTAGAGCAGACG GGCCGTGGTGAGCGAGCCTATGACATCTACTCCCGCCTTCTGAGAGAGCGCATTGTGTGTGTGATGGGCCCG ATCGATGATGGTGTTGCAAGCTTGGTCATTGCACAGCTGCTTTTCCTGCAGTCGGAAAGCAACAAAAAGCCCATTCATATGTACATTAACAGCCCAG GTGGTGCAGTGACATCAGGACTGGCAATTTATGACACCATGCAGTACATCCTCAACCCCATCTGTACGTGGTGTGTGGGGCAGGCAGCCAGTATGGGATCTCTGCTGCTGGCCGCGGGATCGCCAGGCATGCGCCATTCGCTGCCCAACTCCCGCATCATGATCCACCAGCCCTCGGGCGGAGCACGG GGCCAGGCTACAGACATTGCCATCCAGGCTGAGGAAATCCTCAAGTTGAAGAAACAGATCAATGGCCTCTACGCCAAACATACCAAGCAGGCCCTGGATGTGATTG AGAATGCCATGGAGAGAGATCGTTACATGAGCCCAGTAGAAGCCCAGGAGTTTGGGATCTTGGACAAAGTGCTCGTCCACCCTCCACACGATGGAGAAGATGAGCCAGAGCTGGTACagaaggagccacctcctgcatCTGCTGCCGCCTCTTCCTCAGCTGAACCCTGA